Proteins encoded in a region of the Haloglomus salinum genome:
- a CDS encoding GNAT family N-acetyltransferase, which yields MSDARHIRRATSADAGRVRAVYERAMRDADAYLAAADHSDLDAPTEAYADGAFLVGEADGEVVAVGGLRPVEPGQDDGLSAVEMTRVAVLPAQQGLGHGRAIVRALEDIARERGAERVVLETGEEQYAAQGLYESLGYERVERVSYAAGQIVGVRYATRL from the coding sequence ATGAGCGACGCCCGCCACATCCGTCGAGCCACTTCCGCCGATGCGGGGCGGGTCCGGGCCGTCTACGAGCGCGCGATGCGGGATGCGGATGCCTACCTCGCGGCCGCGGACCACTCGGACCTCGACGCTCCGACCGAGGCGTACGCCGACGGCGCGTTCCTCGTCGGCGAGGCCGACGGCGAGGTGGTCGCGGTGGGCGGCCTCCGGCCGGTCGAGCCAGGCCAGGACGATGGCCTGTCCGCGGTCGAGATGACGCGGGTCGCCGTGCTGCCCGCGCAGCAGGGACTGGGACACGGCCGGGCCATCGTCCGGGCGCTGGAGGATATCGCCCGCGAGCGCGGTGCCGAGCGCGTCGTGCTGGAGACGGGCGAGGAACAGTACGCGGCACAGGGGCTGTACGAGTCGTTGGGCTACGAGCGGGTCGAGCGGGTGTCGTACGCGGCGGGGCAGATCGTCGGAGTCAGGTACGCGACGCGCCTGTGA
- a CDS encoding ferredoxin, with the protein MRIEYDRDTCIGMFQCVAEWDAFEKDESAGKAVLADAEPSEDDPDVFVREVPEEAELDAKFAARACPVEAIEVYDDEGNRIVP; encoded by the coding sequence ATGCGCATCGAGTACGACCGGGACACCTGCATCGGGATGTTCCAGTGCGTCGCGGAGTGGGACGCCTTCGAGAAGGACGAGAGCGCCGGAAAGGCCGTTCTCGCCGACGCCGAGCCGAGCGAGGACGACCCGGATGTCTTCGTCCGCGAGGTGCCCGAGGAGGCCGAACTGGATGCGAAGTTCGCCGCCCGGGCCTGCCCCGTCGAGGCCATCGAGGTGTACGACGACGAGGGGAACCGCATCGTCCCGTAG
- a CDS encoding ORC1-type DNA replication protein, with protein MGDEDMLGWDESVFRDEHVFEFDYLPETFKHRDSQMETLKYALRPAVRGSRPLNVMMRGPPGTGKTTAVWKLFDELQGMPDVRAVRVNCQVNSTRYSVFSQLFEGMFDYEPPTSGISFKKLFSQITDRLVEDDEVLVVALDDVNYLFYESEASETLYSLIRAHEEHSGARIGVVVVSSDLDLDVIDSLDSRVQSVFRPEEVYFPTYDEAEIVDILRERVDKGFREGVVGPQVLDRVAALTADAGGDLRVGIDLLRRAGMTAEMRGSTTVEREDVETAYEKAKHVHLSRHLRGLSDSEADLLRVLADNQGKQAGEVYEVFEAETGLGYTRYSEILKKLEQLGLVEAEYADVEGRGRSREFSLAYDADAVLDRLE; from the coding sequence ATGGGCGACGAGGACATGCTCGGCTGGGACGAGTCCGTCTTCCGCGACGAGCACGTCTTCGAGTTCGACTACCTCCCGGAGACGTTCAAGCACCGGGACAGCCAGATGGAGACGCTGAAGTACGCGCTCCGTCCCGCCGTGCGTGGCTCGCGCCCGCTGAACGTGATGATGCGCGGGCCGCCGGGGACCGGGAAGACCACGGCGGTCTGGAAGCTGTTCGACGAACTCCAGGGGATGCCCGACGTGCGCGCGGTCCGCGTGAACTGCCAGGTGAACTCGACGCGCTATTCGGTGTTCTCCCAGCTGTTCGAGGGGATGTTCGACTACGAGCCGCCCACTTCGGGCATCTCGTTCAAGAAGCTGTTCAGCCAGATTACGGACCGGCTCGTCGAGGACGACGAGGTGCTGGTGGTCGCGCTGGACGACGTGAACTACCTGTTCTACGAGTCCGAGGCCTCCGAGACGCTGTACTCGCTCATCCGTGCCCACGAGGAGCACTCCGGGGCGAGGATCGGCGTCGTCGTCGTCTCCTCGGACCTCGACCTCGACGTCATCGACTCGCTGGACTCGCGGGTCCAGTCGGTGTTCCGCCCGGAGGAGGTCTACTTCCCGACCTACGACGAGGCCGAAATCGTCGACATCCTCCGCGAACGGGTGGACAAGGGCTTCCGCGAGGGCGTGGTCGGGCCACAGGTGCTCGACCGCGTCGCGGCGCTGACGGCCGACGCCGGGGGCGACCTGCGCGTGGGCATCGACCTGCTCCGGCGCGCCGGGATGACCGCCGAGATGCGCGGGTCGACGACCGTCGAGCGCGAGGACGTGGAGACAGCCTACGAGAAGGCCAAACACGTCCACCTCTCGCGGCACCTCCGCGGGCTCTCCGACTCCGAGGCGGACCTCCTTCGGGTGCTGGCCGACAACCAGGGCAAGCAGGCCGGCGAGGTGTACGAGGTGTTCGAGGCCGAGACGGGGCTGGGCTACACCCGCTACTCGGAGATACTCAAGAAGCTCGAACAGCTGGGGCTCGTCGAGGCCGAGTACGCCGACGTCGAGGGGCGGGGCCGCTCACGGGAGTTCTCGCTCGCCTACGACGCCGACGCGGTGCTGGACCGGCTGGAGTGA
- a CDS encoding GNAT family N-acetyltransferase → MSENGAEPRDPTDGTDAGAAGSDRIRLRRFDPSRDDPADLHALHERALRDAGTDADDVPGTDDLDAIPATYLDGGEFLVGEADGAAPSGIVAMGGFRPASDLPPGGHEGFTGGEADPAAAVELFRIAVAPEVQGHGLGAAVLDELEHRAADAGFDWAVLTTAARQRAGVELYRSRGYEEVGRLQEGEYELVRFEKSITDIRNGKKQI, encoded by the coding sequence GTGAGCGAGAACGGCGCCGAGCCCCGGGACCCGACGGACGGCACCGACGCAGGTGCCGCAGGGAGCGACCGCATCAGGCTCCGCCGTTTCGACCCCTCGCGCGACGACCCCGCCGACCTCCACGCCCTCCACGAGCGGGCACTTCGGGACGCCGGCACCGACGCCGACGACGTGCCCGGCACCGACGACCTCGACGCCATCCCGGCGACGTACCTCGACGGCGGAGAGTTCCTCGTCGGCGAGGCGGACGGGGCGGCGCCGTCAGGCATCGTCGCGATGGGTGGGTTCCGCCCGGCGAGCGACCTCCCGCCGGGCGGCCACGAGGGGTTCACGGGCGGCGAGGCCGACCCCGCCGCGGCCGTCGAACTGTTCCGCATCGCCGTCGCGCCCGAAGTGCAGGGGCACGGGCTCGGGGCCGCCGTGCTTGACGAACTGGAGCACCGCGCCGCCGACGCGGGGTTCGACTGGGCCGTGCTGACCACCGCGGCCCGCCAGCGCGCCGGGGTCGAACTCTACCGGTCGCGGGGGTACGAGGAGGTCGGCCGGCTGCAGGAGGGCGAGTACGAACTCGTCAGATTCGAGAAGTCCATAACGGATATCCGAAACGGCAAAAAGCAGATATGA
- the engB gene encoding GTP-binding protein EngB: protein MFETRPDRDAEVALLGRSNVGKSTLMREITGHKFDTGGKPGVTREPNHYDWASEDFVVTDLPGFGFMAGVDEGRRENIKTDIVRYLEQYAEQILAGVVVLDGKAAVDIIDRHSGPEEIPHTVELFSFLQELDIPAVLAVNKMDKVDDRDERLDDIADRFGLYPPWQQWEEETIAPIVAKQGRIEPLNQAVRHHLHAAKRDDLFKFF, encoded by the coding sequence ATGTTCGAGACACGCCCGGACCGCGACGCCGAGGTGGCCCTCCTCGGGCGGTCGAACGTGGGCAAGTCCACGCTGATGCGCGAGATAACGGGCCACAAGTTCGACACCGGCGGGAAACCGGGGGTCACGCGGGAGCCGAACCACTACGACTGGGCCTCGGAGGATTTCGTCGTGACGGACCTGCCCGGCTTCGGGTTCATGGCGGGCGTCGACGAAGGGCGCCGCGAGAACATCAAGACCGACATCGTCCGCTATCTGGAGCAGTACGCCGAGCAGATACTCGCCGGCGTCGTCGTCCTCGACGGGAAGGCCGCGGTCGACATCATCGACCGCCACTCCGGCCCCGAGGAGATCCCCCACACGGTCGAGCTGTTCTCGTTCCTGCAGGAACTCGACATCCCCGCGGTGCTGGCGGTCAACAAGATGGACAAGGTCGACGACCGCGACGAGCGCCTCGACGACATCGCCGACCGCTTCGGACTCTACCCACCGTGGCAGCAGTGGGAGGAGGAGACCATCGCCCCCATCGTCGCGAAACAGGGCCGCATCGAGCCCCTGAACCAGGCCGTCCGGCACCACCTCCACGCGGCGAAGCGCGACGACCTGTTCAAGTTCTTCTAA
- a CDS encoding cysteine hydrolase family protein gives MPATLDSDSAAVVVVDMQNGFCKPDGALYAPGSEAVIEPVVDLVERARDAGAQVVYTRDVHPPGQFDGNHYYDEFERWGEHVVAGSWEAELVDELDVRDDDLVVEKHTYDAFHETQLDGWLSARGVDDLAVCGTLANVCVLHTAGSAGLRDYRPVLVEDAIGAIEEDHREYALEHADWLFGEVEQQDDVTFA, from the coding sequence ATGCCAGCGACACTCGACAGCGATTCGGCGGCGGTCGTCGTCGTGGACATGCAGAACGGCTTCTGCAAGCCCGACGGCGCGCTGTACGCGCCCGGCAGCGAGGCCGTCATCGAGCCCGTCGTCGACCTCGTCGAGCGCGCTCGCGACGCGGGCGCGCAGGTCGTCTACACCCGCGACGTCCACCCGCCGGGCCAGTTCGACGGGAACCACTACTACGACGAGTTCGAGCGCTGGGGCGAGCACGTCGTGGCGGGCTCCTGGGAGGCCGAACTCGTCGACGAACTCGACGTTCGCGACGATGACCTCGTCGTCGAGAAGCACACGTACGACGCCTTCCACGAGACGCAGCTGGACGGCTGGCTCTCGGCGCGGGGCGTCGATGACCTCGCCGTCTGCGGAACCCTCGCGAACGTCTGTGTACTCCACACCGCGGGCTCGGCGGGGCTGCGCGACTACCGGCCCGTCCTCGTCGAGGACGCCATCGGCGCTATCGAGGAGGACCACCGCGAGTACGCGCTCGAACACGCTGACTGGCTGTTCGGCGAGGTCGAACAGCAGGACGACGTGACGTTCGCGTGA
- a CDS encoding PaaI family thioesterase gives MPDEPAHEMPEDAAAMITEYLENQHEFLSWLGFTVEEFTADRLVGRIPFDEKLTNPTEPPTVQGGVASTLVDTTGGIALRPYLADPVNDGIATINLNVNYLRRAGGDLVATAEPIRAGGSVGVSYIEVVSEVPGEGQKPVAAGTGAYRLFNSEREDGGEGE, from the coding sequence ATGCCCGACGAGCCGGCCCACGAGATGCCCGAGGACGCGGCAGCGATGATCACCGAGTACCTGGAGAACCAGCACGAGTTCCTGTCGTGGCTCGGGTTCACCGTCGAGGAGTTCACCGCCGACCGGCTCGTCGGGCGCATCCCGTTCGACGAGAAACTCACCAATCCGACCGAGCCGCCGACGGTGCAGGGCGGCGTCGCCTCCACGCTCGTCGATACGACCGGCGGCATCGCGCTCCGGCCGTATCTGGCCGACCCCGTCAACGACGGCATCGCCACCATCAACCTCAACGTCAACTACCTCCGGCGGGCCGGCGGGGACCTCGTGGCGACCGCCGAACCCATCCGCGCCGGTGGGTCGGTCGGCGTCTCCTACATCGAGGTCGTCAGCGAGGTGCCCGGCGAGGGGCAGAAACCGGTCGCCGCGGGGACGGGCGCGTACCGGCTGTTCAACTCCGAGCGCGAGGACGGGGGCGAGGGCGAGTAG
- a CDS encoding pentapeptide repeat-containing protein codes for MGRCRFFQSSEWTAQVTAFLDGRPVLELLERHPAVDNPSDRRQSLATELDVSPPDIDTVDIERVLTAGTDVLPTTDVVAWWRAWMAAAPGPDPPERCPRSAVADERCAVHLPHDHDAKPALTDRFLADLSSDDGPRSYLGARLDALDIPYTRLEGPDTRPVDLRHAVVDGPVDLTQGATSRPLQLTGARVAALRLRGTDLQRVDARSLAVSGAVVLDDATATGRLSFDGARIEGRLSATDATFHDDVLFEGARIEGEATFWKAAFHDRCRFTDCEFAGDATFKRATLGGRKTDFRGATFGGAADFLQTVVVDDITFRGATFRDTADMSEFEVGGRCDFSRGEWAGRAAMIEATFGEKVLFTDATFDEGLRAPELVASDRARFGATESDGPVDLSDAVIEGGRIRQPATGTTLYDLTGATVGAVTLRQHDLEPVTSLDAYRFVNTTFDGFDFGRHTEALAGGWDIHSFAGAVERPGVNDLVDTYLKAKNGAEAVGDSTAGAEFFLREMRNRRRSAWRTVRDGEDAATRLRALGSGLSNLALDLTVGYGERPQRTVGLSVAVVVLYAGVFALFRAAETLTGDLLLSFQSFVAFVVGELPKTPTPVEVRALAASEAFLGAFCIALFVFALTRSVHR; via the coding sequence ATGGGCAGGTGTCGATTCTTCCAGTCGTCGGAGTGGACAGCACAGGTGACAGCGTTCCTCGACGGGCGACCCGTGCTGGAACTCCTCGAACGGCATCCGGCAGTCGACAACCCCTCGGACCGGCGGCAGAGCCTCGCCACGGAGCTCGACGTGTCACCGCCCGACATCGACACCGTCGATATCGAGCGGGTGCTCACCGCGGGCACGGACGTCCTCCCCACGACCGACGTGGTGGCGTGGTGGCGGGCGTGGATGGCGGCCGCGCCGGGACCCGACCCACCCGAGCGCTGTCCCCGGTCGGCGGTCGCGGACGAGCGCTGTGCCGTGCATCTCCCGCACGACCACGACGCCAAGCCCGCGTTGACCGACCGGTTCCTCGCGGACCTGTCGAGCGACGACGGCCCCCGGAGCTACCTCGGAGCCCGACTCGACGCGCTCGACATCCCGTACACGCGGCTCGAGGGACCGGACACCCGCCCGGTGGACCTTCGCCACGCGGTCGTCGACGGACCGGTCGACCTCACGCAGGGGGCCACGAGCCGACCCCTCCAGTTGACCGGGGCCCGGGTCGCGGCCCTCCGGCTACGGGGGACCGACCTCCAGCGCGTCGACGCCCGGTCGCTCGCGGTCAGCGGCGCCGTGGTGCTCGACGACGCGACGGCGACCGGGCGCCTCTCGTTCGACGGCGCCCGTATCGAGGGGCGGCTCAGTGCCACGGACGCGACCTTCCACGACGACGTCCTGTTCGAGGGGGCACGAATCGAGGGGGAGGCGACCTTCTGGAAGGCCGCGTTCCACGACCGCTGCCGGTTCACCGACTGCGAGTTCGCGGGCGACGCGACGTTCAAGCGGGCGACACTGGGCGGGCGCAAGACCGACTTCCGCGGTGCGACGTTCGGGGGGGCGGCGGATTTCCTCCAGACCGTCGTCGTCGATGATATCACGTTCCGGGGCGCGACGTTCCGCGACACCGCCGACATGTCAGAGTTCGAGGTCGGCGGTCGGTGTGACTTCAGCCGAGGCGAGTGGGCAGGCCGGGCGGCGATGATCGAGGCGACCTTCGGCGAGAAGGTGCTGTTCACGGACGCGACGTTCGACGAGGGGCTCCGGGCGCCGGAGCTGGTCGCGAGCGACCGGGCCCGGTTCGGTGCCACCGAGAGCGACGGCCCCGTCGACCTGTCCGACGCGGTCATCGAGGGGGGACGCATCCGGCAGCCGGCGACCGGCACGACGCTGTACGACCTCACGGGAGCGACCGTCGGGGCCGTGACGCTCCGTCAGCACGACCTCGAACCGGTCACGTCACTCGACGCCTACCGGTTCGTGAACACCACCTTCGACGGGTTCGACTTCGGGCGGCACACCGAGGCACTCGCCGGAGGCTGGGATATCCACTCGTTCGCGGGGGCGGTCGAGCGACCGGGAGTCAACGACCTCGTGGACACGTACCTCAAGGCCAAGAACGGGGCCGAGGCCGTCGGCGACAGCACGGCCGGTGCGGAGTTCTTCCTGCGCGAGATGCGGAACCGCCGCCGGAGTGCGTGGCGGACCGTCCGCGATGGCGAGGACGCGGCGACGCGCCTCCGTGCCCTCGGGAGCGGCCTGTCGAACCTGGCACTCGACCTGACAGTCGGCTACGGCGAGCGACCGCAGCGAACGGTCGGCCTCTCGGTGGCCGTCGTCGTCCTCTACGCGGGCGTGTTCGCGCTCTTCCGGGCGGCCGAGACCCTGACGGGCGACCTGTTGCTGAGCTTCCAGTCGTTCGTGGCCTTCGTCGTCGGCGAGTTGCCGAAGACGCCGACCCCCGTCGAGGTACGGGCGCTGGCCGCGTCGGAAGCCTTCCTGGGAGCGTTCTGCATCGCACTGTTCGTCTTCGCGCTCACCCGCTCCGTCCACCGGTAA
- a CDS encoding ornithine cyclodeaminase family protein produces the protein MQTLLLNPSDVRENAQMPDVIRAVEEAFGAYQRGDTQMPAKSYIDLPRYNGDFRSMPAYMDAGDWDAAGIKWVNVHTDNVEQYDLPTVLGTMVYSDPRNAFPLGLMDGTTLTRLRTGAAAAVATDHLAIEDATSLGIVGAGVQSYTQLEGIACVRDIEEVVVADVREEAVAAFVERYEDEYDVRGGSIEEAAACDVLSTVTPVEEPIVPRGALGERTHVNAMGADAPGKHEHGDETLLDAKLVIDDYEQCTHSGEINVPWGEGLLGDDDLYGELGEIVTGEKPGREPGDGVTLFDSTGLAIQDVATAHVVYEHADDNDNGYPFELVDTRVR, from the coding sequence ATGCAGACGCTCCTCCTGAACCCGTCCGACGTGCGCGAGAACGCGCAGATGCCGGACGTGATTCGGGCCGTCGAGGAGGCCTTCGGCGCCTACCAGCGCGGCGACACGCAGATGCCCGCCAAGAGCTACATCGACCTCCCCCGGTACAACGGGGACTTCCGGTCGATGCCGGCGTACATGGATGCGGGCGACTGGGACGCGGCCGGCATCAAGTGGGTCAACGTCCACACGGACAACGTCGAGCAGTACGACCTGCCCACCGTCCTCGGGACGATGGTCTACTCGGACCCGCGCAACGCCTTCCCGCTCGGGCTGATGGACGGGACCACCCTCACCCGACTCCGGACGGGCGCGGCCGCCGCGGTCGCCACCGACCACCTCGCCATCGAGGACGCCACCTCGCTCGGCATCGTCGGCGCCGGGGTGCAGTCCTACACCCAGCTGGAGGGTATCGCCTGCGTCCGCGACATCGAGGAGGTCGTCGTCGCGGACGTGCGCGAGGAGGCAGTCGCCGCCTTCGTCGAGCGCTACGAGGACGAGTACGACGTGCGCGGGGGGAGTATCGAGGAGGCCGCGGCGTGCGATGTGCTCTCGACGGTGACGCCCGTCGAGGAGCCCATCGTCCCGCGGGGGGCGCTGGGTGAGCGTACCCACGTCAACGCCATGGGCGCCGACGCGCCCGGCAAGCACGAACACGGGGACGAGACACTGCTCGATGCCAAGCTCGTCATCGACGACTACGAGCAGTGCACCCACTCGGGCGAGATAAACGTCCCCTGGGGCGAGGGGCTACTGGGCGACGACGACCTCTACGGGGAACTCGGCGAGATCGTCACCGGCGAGAAACCCGGCCGCGAACCCGGCGACGGCGTCACGCTGTTCGATTCCACGGGACTGGCCATCCAGGACGTGGCGACCGCACACGTCGTCTACGAGCACGCCGACGACAACGACAACGGCTACCCGTTCGAGCTGGTGGACACGCGGGTTCGATAG
- the mdh gene encoding malate dehydrogenase, protein MTKVSVIGAAGTVGAAAGYNIALRDIADELVFVDIPDMEATTIGQAADTNHGIAYDSNTTVRQGGYEATEGSDVVVITAGIPRKEGQTRIDLAGDNAPIMDDIGSSLAEYNDDFVSITTSNPVDLLNRHLYESGDRDRHKVIGFGGRLDSARFRYVLSERFDAPVQNVEATILGEHGDAQVPVFSKVRVDGTDPDFSDDEKEEILGDLQESAMDVISRKGATEWGPATGVAHMVEAVIRDTGEVLPGSLVLDGEYGYEDTAFGVPVRLGSNGIEEVVEWDLDDYEADLMDEAAEKLSEQYDEIA, encoded by the coding sequence ATGACCAAAGTGAGCGTCATCGGCGCCGCCGGGACGGTCGGCGCGGCGGCGGGGTACAACATCGCGCTTCGGGACATCGCGGACGAACTCGTCTTCGTGGACATCCCGGACATGGAGGCGACCACCATCGGGCAGGCCGCCGACACCAACCACGGCATCGCCTACGACTCCAACACGACGGTCCGGCAGGGTGGCTACGAGGCGACCGAGGGCTCGGACGTGGTCGTCATCACGGCCGGCATCCCGCGCAAGGAGGGCCAGACCCGCATCGACCTCGCGGGCGACAACGCGCCCATCATGGACGACATCGGCTCCTCGCTGGCCGAGTACAACGACGACTTCGTCTCCATCACCACCTCGAACCCGGTGGACCTGCTGAACCGCCACCTGTACGAGTCGGGTGACCGCGACCGTCACAAGGTCATCGGCTTCGGCGGCCGCCTGGACTCGGCGCGCTTCCGCTACGTCCTCTCCGAGCGCTTCGACGCGCCCGTCCAGAACGTGGAGGCCACTATCCTGGGCGAGCACGGCGACGCGCAGGTGCCGGTCTTCTCGAAGGTCCGCGTCGACGGCACGGACCCCGACTTCAGCGACGACGAGAAGGAGGAGATCCTCGGCGACCTGCAGGAGTCCGCGATGGACGTCATCTCGCGCAAGGGCGCGACCGAGTGGGGCCCGGCGACGGGCGTTGCCCACATGGTCGAGGCCGTCATCCGCGACACGGGCGAGGTGCTGCCCGGCTCGCTCGTGCTGGACGGTGAGTACGGCTACGAGGACACCGCGTTCGGCGTCCCCGTCCGCCTGGGCTCGAACGGCATCGAGGAGGTCGTCGAGTGGGACCTCGACGACTACGAGGCCGACCTGATGGACGAGGCGGCAGAGAAGCTCTCCGAGCAGTACGACGAGATCGCGTAA
- a CDS encoding RNA-guided endonuclease InsQ/TnpB family protein, with translation MADDYVRRTAITRLEVTDEQRDLLEDTISEWKRGCQIATDMAWGTCNAKSDVQPLAYDDVREHTDLGSQHAILATHQAAQAITSCLERRANGKKVSKPTFTAPTVKYDTRSMTLFDDGTVSLSTTESRVRCELALPDADDGYQRQYLDSDKWSVTESTLTARGGDYFLHIGFRRHKRDTERNTAEDGTVLGVDLGIENLAVTSTAYFFSGRELTHELREFEKVRAGLQQTGTRSAHRTLEQSSGRELRYVRDVLHRASNAIVDEALRYECDVIAFEDLTHIRDQTGASWGHKWAFRTLYEQVAYKAEAEGIAVKQVGSAYTSKRCAECGFTADENRPARNDFRCVECESEANADYNAAKNIGMRYVRRGQQSSRRTGDSQLALKSGTLTPNGGFTAYPHGSEVESTDKLHPQSAEGA, from the coding sequence GTGGCAGACGACTACGTGCGTCGGACGGCAATCACTCGTCTCGAAGTCACGGACGAGCAACGCGACTTGCTCGAAGACACCATCTCCGAGTGGAAGCGTGGTTGCCAGATCGCCACCGACATGGCGTGGGGCACGTGCAACGCGAAAAGCGACGTACAGCCCCTCGCCTACGACGACGTGCGCGAACACACCGACCTCGGGAGTCAGCACGCGATTCTCGCCACCCACCAAGCCGCACAGGCCATCACCAGCTGTCTCGAACGCCGAGCCAACGGGAAGAAGGTCAGCAAACCGACGTTCACCGCACCCACAGTAAAATACGACACCCGGAGTATGACGCTGTTCGATGACGGCACAGTGTCTCTCTCCACCACGGAGAGCCGCGTCCGGTGTGAGCTTGCTCTGCCCGACGCCGACGATGGCTACCAACGGCAGTACTTGGACTCCGACAAGTGGAGCGTCACGGAAAGCACGCTCACCGCCCGTGGTGGCGATTACTTCCTGCACATCGGCTTCCGCCGACACAAGAGGGATACCGAACGGAACACCGCCGAGGACGGAACGGTCCTCGGGGTGGACCTCGGTATCGAGAACCTCGCCGTCACGAGTACCGCCTACTTCTTCAGCGGGCGGGAGTTGACCCACGAGCTCCGCGAGTTCGAGAAGGTACGCGCTGGACTCCAACAGACCGGCACTCGAAGCGCTCACCGGACGCTCGAACAGTCGAGTGGCCGTGAGCTACGATACGTCCGCGACGTCCTCCACCGGGCGTCGAACGCCATCGTAGACGAAGCTCTCCGGTACGAGTGCGACGTGATAGCGTTCGAGGACTTGACCCACATCCGCGACCAAACGGGAGCGTCGTGGGGTCACAAGTGGGCGTTCCGAACGCTCTACGAGCAAGTGGCGTACAAAGCCGAAGCGGAAGGCATCGCGGTAAAACAGGTGGGGTCGGCATACACCTCGAAACGGTGCGCGGAGTGCGGGTTCACGGCAGACGAGAACCGCCCGGCTCGTAATGACTTCCGATGCGTGGAATGCGAGTCGGAAGCGAACGCGGATTACAACGCCGCGAAGAACATCGGGATGCGGTATGTCCGTCGGGGCCAACAGTCGTCTCGGCGGACGGGCGACAGTCAACTCGCCCTGAAGTCTGGGACGCTGACGCCGAATGGCGGATTTACCGCCTACCCTCACGGGTCGGAGGTCGAGTCCACGGACAAGCTCCACCCGCAAAGTGCCGAAGGCGCTTAG
- a CDS encoding aryl-sulfate sulfotransferase, with amino-acid sequence MRRPAPGRNGVRLVLVLVVLVAGALLVSSWLATPPDAAAVAANATDRSLAEHEPVAADRDGATVITTDPPGGSDGRAAILAFAADGRPLYHDDTYGNYFDVDPDPPGSRTVLYVAGSRYETCPDRLAARSDRAFEDGCAEVVVERTNLTTGLTERVHTAVTAWDIWHDVDRVGEHRLLVADIAQDRAFVLNTRTGEREWTWTAEGDIDRDAGGQAGDWTHINDVEALPDGRVMASLRNNDRVVFIDPGDGVDRNWTLGAEDSYDVLYEQHNPDYIPAEQGGPTVLVADSENNRVVEYQRADGRWHESWAWSDGRLRWPRDADRLPGGHTLVTDSQGNRVLELDERDRTVWQVTVSTPYEAERLGTGDESATGRSRVVLRNGTGTVDGADPPRESKTGLAWLVAFLRGPVVNGLLYVAPAWMTVADLAVAGVGLGALGTLGALELHWSRFGPAWLRRRW; translated from the coding sequence ATGAGACGCCCTGCCCCCGGACGGAACGGCGTCCGGCTCGTTCTGGTCCTCGTCGTCCTCGTGGCCGGCGCGCTGCTCGTCTCCAGCTGGCTGGCGACGCCGCCGGACGCCGCCGCAGTGGCGGCGAACGCGACCGACCGGTCGCTCGCCGAGCACGAGCCCGTCGCCGCCGACCGCGACGGCGCGACGGTCATCACGACCGACCCACCCGGCGGCAGCGACGGACGGGCCGCCATCCTCGCCTTTGCCGCCGACGGCCGGCCGCTGTACCACGACGACACGTACGGCAACTACTTCGACGTGGACCCGGACCCCCCGGGGTCGCGGACGGTGCTGTACGTCGCCGGGTCGCGGTACGAGACGTGTCCCGACCGCCTCGCGGCGCGGTCCGACCGGGCGTTCGAGGACGGCTGTGCCGAGGTCGTCGTCGAACGGACGAACCTGACGACGGGCCTGACCGAGCGCGTTCACACGGCCGTCACGGCGTGGGACATCTGGCACGACGTGGACCGGGTCGGCGAGCACCGGCTCCTCGTCGCCGATATCGCGCAGGACCGGGCGTTCGTCCTGAACACCCGGACCGGGGAGCGGGAGTGGACGTGGACCGCCGAAGGGGACATCGACCGTGACGCGGGCGGGCAGGCCGGCGACTGGACACATATCAACGACGTGGAGGCGCTTCCGGACGGCCGGGTCATGGCGAGCCTGCGCAACAACGACCGCGTGGTGTTCATCGACCCGGGCGATGGCGTCGACCGGAACTGGACGCTCGGCGCCGAGGACTCGTACGACGTGCTGTACGAACAGCACAACCCGGACTACATCCCCGCGGAGCAGGGTGGTCCGACCGTCCTCGTCGCGGACTCGGAGAACAACCGCGTCGTCGAGTACCAGCGGGCGGACGGCCGGTGGCACGAGTCCTGGGCGTGGAGCGACGGCCGACTCCGCTGGCCCCGCGACGCCGACCGGCTCCCTGGCGGCCACACGCTGGTGACCGACTCGCAGGGGAACCGGGTCCTCGAACTGGACGAGCGCGACCGGACCGTCTGGCAGGTGACCGTCTCGACGCCGTACGAGGCCGAGCGACTCGGCACCGGCGACGAGAGCGCGACCGGGCGGAGCAGGGTGGTGCTCCGGAACGGCACCGGAACGGTCGACGGCGCCGACCCACCACGAGAGTCGAAGACCGGGCTCGCGTGGCTCGTCGCCTTCCTCCGGGGCCCCGTCGTCAACGGGCTGCTCTACGTCGCTCCTGCCTGGATGACTGTCGCGGACCTCGCGGTCGCCGGGGTCGGCCTCGGCGCGCTGGGCACACTCGGGGCCCTGGAACTCCACTGGTCGCGGTTCGGCCCGGCGTGGCTCCGTCGGCGGTGGTGA